The genomic region TCCCGTGGTTTGGAGTCCAGCGTATCCCGATCTCCGACGGCCTGTAGCTCCCCGGCAGCTCGTCTGTAACTCCTCCGTATGATTCGACCCGTCACGCGCAGGGCTGAGCGCCTGCGCTCGCAAGCGTCTGTCTCAGCCCGCTGGAAGCTGGTCCCGATCTCACGCCTCGGATAAGGATCGAAATCGAATAATGCTACAATGGGCCAGCACTGGTACGCAGCCGCACCCATATCGCGATAATGAGGTTATGAGGTACCCACGATGCGCAATGCTCCGCCCGACTACCAGGCGGCGTTGGATTATATCTACTCGTTCATCAACTATGAGTCCAAGATGCCGCCGACACCGCAGCACGCGCGCTTCAATCTTGGCCGTATGCGCTGGCTGCTCAAGGAGCTTGGCGATCCGCAGGCCCGCTTTCCCAGCGTGGTGGTCGCGGGCACCAAAGGCAAAGGCTCGACCTCGGCGATGCTCGAAGCGATCCTGCGCTCGGCTGGCTACCGCACGGGCCTGTTCACGTCGCCGCATCTGCACTCGTGGCGCGAGCGGATTCAGGTCGATCGGCGGCTGATTACGCAGGCCGAGGTGGTGGCGTATGTCGCGCAGCTCAAGCCGCTGGTCGATCGGCTGGACGAGCTAGGCCCGCCGACGGTCTTTGAGCTGGCGACGGCGCTGGCGCTGCGCTATTTCGCGGATCGGCAGATCGATGTGGCCGTGCTCGAAGTTGGCCTCGGAGGCCGCTACGATACGGTCAACGTCGTCACGCCGCTCGTCTCGGCGATCACGCCGATCTCGTTCGATCACATGGCGGTGCTCGGCGCGACGATCGAGGAGATCGCGTCGGCCAAGGCGGGTATCATCAAGCCGGGCGTGCCGGTGGTGGTCGCGCCGCAGATGCCGGAGGCGCTGGCGGTGATTCGCGCCGAGGCGGCAGCGCAGCACGCATCGCTGTTCCAGGCCGCGCCGGAGGGACTAGAGCCGGTGCTGTCCGATTCCGGCCCGGCGCTGCCGTATCCGATCGCGATCCGGCCCGAAGCTCTGGGTCTTGGCGGCGCGTATCAGGTCGAGAATGCACGGGCCGCCGTGGGCGCGGCGCTGCTGCTACGTCAGCGCGGCCTGTCGATCGCCGATCGCGCGCTGGAAGCGGGCCTGCGCGTCGCCTGGTGGCCGGGACGCTTCGAGGTTCTCGCGCGGCAGCCGACGATCGTGGTGGACGGCGCGATGAACGGCGCGTCAGCGCGGCGGCTGCGTGAGTCGCTGGCGACGCTGGCGCATCGGCGGCTGCTCCTGGTGCTGGGCACATCGCGCGACAAAGACATTGCCGCCCTGGCGCGAGAGCTGGTGCCGCAGGCCGACGCTGTTGTGCTGACGCGCTCCTACCACCCGCGCTCAGCGCCGGTCGATCTGCTGGCCGAGCATGTCAGGCCGCTGCTGCGCTCAGCGGATTGTCCGCTGCTCGTCACCGACGACATTCCCCCGGCGATCGAAGCCGCCCGCCGCATGGCCGCGCCCGACGATCTGATCTGTGTCACCGGCTCGCTCTTTGTGGTAGCGGCGGCGCGTGAGGCGCTGGGCGCGGCCACGGAGATCGATTAAATCAAGGAGTGATATGGCCTACTGGATTCTGAAAACCGAGCCGTCGAGCTATGCCTTCGCCGATCTGGAGCGCGAGGGACGCACCGTGTGGGATGGCGTGGCAAACGCCCAAGCGCTGATCCACATTCGCGCGATGCATTCCGGCGATGAGGCGCTGATCTACCACAGCGGCGACGAGCGAGCGGCGGTTGGGCTGGCCCGGATCGTCAGCGAGCCCTACGCCGATCCGCAGCTCGACGATCCAAAGCGCGTGGTCGTCGATGTGGCGGCGGTGCGGCGTTTGTCCCAGCTCATCAACCTGAGCGCGATCAAAGCCAGGCCGGAGTTCGCGGATTTCGGCCTGGTGCGTCAGTCGCGCCTGTCGGTGGTGCCGGTGAGCGCCGATCAGTGGCAAAGCTTGCTGCACATGGCGGGCGAGTCGTAAAAACGATTTACATCGGCGTACCGAATTCGGCAGGAAAGCGCCCAAACTATTTGCATCGGCCTGATCGATGTCGTATAATAGCCATACCACCCGCCGTAGGCGAATCTGATGGTCGAAGGAGGTGAGCGCGGCATCTTGTCGGCTCATCATTTCAGAAGAAATGAAGTCGAGCACAGCCGGAAGCTATGCATGTAGAACGACGCGATGGTGAATCCGTGGAGCAGTTGATCCGCCGATTCAATAAGGGCGTGGTCGCCGAACGGATCACCAAGACATACCGCGAGAAGATGCACTTTATCTCCCGAAGCGAGCAGCGTAAGGAGAAGCAGCGCCGCGCGGAGCGAAATCGCCGCAAGCGGGAGCGCGCTGCGCAGGGCTAGCGTAGCCGCTGAAGATCGACGGACGGGGGTACGACACCAACTGGTGCGCGCCCCCGTCTGCTTGTGTTGTTGGCGAGTTTCGGTCGCGCCGCTCAGGTGGCGGCGTTACGGCGATCTTTCTAGCTGCCAGTACGTGATACGTTGCTATCACACTGCTACGTGGTGTGTACTCTATGCTTGACTCGAATGTATTAGAAAAGCTGGCCTCGATCGAGGAGCGCTACAATCAGCTCAACGACGTGATGGCCGATCCCGACGTAGCCACCGATATTACCAAGCTGCAAGGCTACGTCAAAGAACAGAATCAGATCGCGCCCGTGGTGGCGAAGTACCGCGAGTATGCGCAGGCGCTGCGCGGCATTCGCGAGGCCGAGGAGATGCTGCGCGACAGCGGCGACGCCGATCTGCGCGAGCTGGCGCAGATGGAGCTTGACGAGCTGCGCGCGCGCATCGAGGGGCTGGACGACGAGATTAAGCTGCTGCTCCTGCCGCGCGATCCCAACGACGAGAAAGATGTGATCGTCGAGATCCGCGCGGGCGAGGGCGGCGATGAGGCCGGCCTCTTTGCCGCCGATCTCTTCCGTGCCTACACGCGCTATGCCGAGCTCAAGGGCTGGAAGACCGAGGTGATCAACTCCAACGAGAATGCGGCGGGCGGCTTCAAGGAAATCATCTTCGAGATCCACGGCGAGGGCGCATACAGCCGCATGAAGTACGAGGGCGGCGTGCATCGGGTGCAGCGCGTGCCCGCCACCGAGGCGCGCGGTCGCATCCACACCTCGACGGCGACCGTAGCGGTGCTGCCGGAGGTCGAGGACGCCGACGTTGAGATCAGGGCCGAAGATTATCGCGTGGACGTGTTCCGAGCCAGCGGACACGGCGGCCAGGGCGTCAACACCACCGACTCGGCGGTGCGCATCACCTACAAGCCGGGCACGCCTGAGCAGATGGTGGTGACGTGCCAGGATACGCGCTCGCAGATCAAGAATCGCGAGCGGGCGATGAGCGTGCTGCGGTCGCGGCTGTACGCGATCGAGCAGGAGAAGCGCCAGAAAGAGCTGGGCTCGTCGCGGATCGCGCAGGTGGGCACGGGCGAGCGCGCCGAGAAGATTCGGACCTATAACTTCCCGCAGGATCGGGTGACGGATCATCGCATCGGGCAGAACTTCTCGAACATCCCGGCGATCCTCAACGGCGATCTGGATCGGCTGATCGACGCTTTGACGGTAGCGGATAACGCCGAGCGCTTGCAGGCGGTCAGCGCTTAGGTCGAGGCCGCCGGTGCTCGTGGACATGCTGCGAATTATTTGACGCGGGCCGTTCAATCCGCTACAATGCTATATCGGCGCGGCGTAGCCGCGTTCTTCGTGCCTAGCTAGTGGCGGGCACAAGGCGAAAAGTATTATGTTTGAAAGTCTTTCTGATCGGCTCCAAAACGTATTTGCGAAACTGGGCGCGCGCGGTCGGCTCTCCGAGGCCGATGTCGACGAGGCGCTCAAGGAGGTTCGCCGTGCGCTGCTGGAGGCCGACGTTAATTTCAAAGTTGTCAAGGATTTCGTCGCGCGCGTCCGCGAGCAGGCGATCGGCCAGGATATTACCAAAAGCCTGACGCCCGATCAGATGGTCGTCAAGATCGTCAACGACGAGCTGATCCATCTGCTGGGCGA from Herpetosiphonaceae bacterium harbors:
- the prfA gene encoding peptide chain release factor 1, whose product is MLDSNVLEKLASIEERYNQLNDVMADPDVATDITKLQGYVKEQNQIAPVVAKYREYAQALRGIREAEEMLRDSGDADLRELAQMELDELRARIEGLDDEIKLLLLPRDPNDEKDVIVEIRAGEGGDEAGLFAADLFRAYTRYAELKGWKTEVINSNENAAGGFKEIIFEIHGEGAYSRMKYEGGVHRVQRVPATEARGRIHTSTATVAVLPEVEDADVEIRAEDYRVDVFRASGHGGQGVNTTDSAVRITYKPGTPEQMVVTCQDTRSQIKNRERAMSVLRSRLYAIEQEKRQKELGSSRIAQVGTGERAEKIRTYNFPQDRVTDHRIGQNFSNIPAILNGDLDRLIDALTVADNAERLQAVSA
- a CDS encoding signal recognition particle receptor subunit alpha; this encodes MFESLSDRLQNVFAKLGARGRLSEADVDEALKEVRRALLEADVNFKVVKDFVARVREQAIGQDITKSLTPDQMVVKIVNDELIHLLG
- a CDS encoding EVE domain-containing protein, which encodes MAYWILKTEPSSYAFADLEREGRTVWDGVANAQALIHIRAMHSGDEALIYHSGDERAAVGLARIVSEPYADPQLDDPKRVVVDVAAVRRLSQLINLSAIKARPEFADFGLVRQSRLSVVPVSADQWQSLLHMAGES
- the rpsU gene encoding 30S ribosomal protein S21, yielding MHVERRDGESVEQLIRRFNKGVVAERITKTYREKMHFISRSEQRKEKQRRAERNRRKRERAAQG
- a CDS encoding folylpolyglutamate synthase/dihydrofolate synthase family protein, producing the protein MRNAPPDYQAALDYIYSFINYESKMPPTPQHARFNLGRMRWLLKELGDPQARFPSVVVAGTKGKGSTSAMLEAILRSAGYRTGLFTSPHLHSWRERIQVDRRLITQAEVVAYVAQLKPLVDRLDELGPPTVFELATALALRYFADRQIDVAVLEVGLGGRYDTVNVVTPLVSAITPISFDHMAVLGATIEEIASAKAGIIKPGVPVVVAPQMPEALAVIRAEAAAQHASLFQAAPEGLEPVLSDSGPALPYPIAIRPEALGLGGAYQVENARAAVGAALLLRQRGLSIADRALEAGLRVAWWPGRFEVLARQPTIVVDGAMNGASARRLRESLATLAHRRLLLVLGTSRDKDIAALARELVPQADAVVLTRSYHPRSAPVDLLAEHVRPLLRSADCPLLVTDDIPPAIEAARRMAAPDDLICVTGSLFVVAAAREALGAATEID